The segment gctattaatttataaaaatgtttagattaaATCGGCTtgtagaaagaaataagaaatatgtGAAGGAAATCAGAAGTActgaatttttttccctaaaagtgGATAtccaaagttatttatttttggtatattttgaTAAATAGTGTTTGTGAAATGCTCTGACATAGTGTATTAGTGTAATGGAATAATATATCTTGCAAACAATGAAAGTAAGAAGGGAtttataaaggagaaaataacaagaaaaccttaaaaaacagaaaaactgaggTTGCAGAAGTTAGACCAAATGAAACAATATAATAGTAAATGTTAATGGTCTTACTCAGGGACTCAGTTTCATGGAGGATTTAAAGTAAAATTCCTGAATGTTCAAAACATTTAGCTAAAGTAAAATGATGCTGTAAGACTGAACATAAAAGGTTGAGGAAGGGAGAGTAAAATTATTCTCAACAAATAACGGGTTGTAATACTAAAATTAGCAAAGTAAATTTTAAGACTGAAAGAATTATGTACAGAGGACACTCTATCTTTTACTAGTAATGAAAGATAAAGATTTTTACTGAAAAGTTTTAATGAGGTATTCTTTTAATGTTAGTATGTGCACTTAAAAAGTAAGAACAGTTATCATCATAACTAAAACAATATTATCATCTTTAACAAAATACTGCtaattccttaatatcatctAATGCCCAGTCCATACTCATGTTTCCCTAGTTGTTCCCACAGCATCCTGTATATTTGGCTTGTCCAAACTTGAATCCAATCTAGGGCCTTTGTATTATGTATTCCTTTGGTTATATATTCCTTAAGTATCTTTTAatctagaaatttattttttcctgttgtaCTGATGGTCAAAGGGCCAGTTGTCCTGATAGTGACTCGCattgaaagtaatttttaaaaaaaatatattttagaaataactaagagaatcataaagaaaatagaataaaagcaGTAATCTTTTGCGTATGTGCTGTGAAGTTCTTTGTCTTTGATGTATTAGATCTAGAAATCATACTTACTGTGAAGAGCTGCCACCCGTGTTGCTGTGCGTGGTTTTCCTGCAGGTCGCCTTGGAGGCTGTACAGCGTTCAGCCAGAAACTCCACGCATTCCTTTTACAAGAGGGACTGAGGAGTCATTCAGAAAGACTATAGTATAATGTTTAGTTTTAGAACTCTAGAAAGCCTCTTGTTCAAATcaagaaaattaataaagtttTAAAGCCATTAAAAGTAGAGATAGGTAAcggcattttttcatgttaaaCTTCCCTTtctacttaatttaaaaattgtttttctttccttacatCCTAAGTTACTTTTCTTAAAACTACAGAATGTCATCAGAAGATGCCTAGAGGGGGACTCAGAGAAGTTTCCTTGTCTCCAGTATTAGCTACATGACATTGGCAGTGTCCATCTTCTCTTTAGTGTTGCATTTATCTAAAACATGAAGGTTATTCTAGGTGATTTCAAAGTCCCCTTCTAATTCTTGCCTTCTAtgcattttgccttttttttttaaactttaacttGTTTGTATGCAAACTTTCAGAAAAATACAGTGAAAATATAAAGTATTGACTTCATATTTTCTATGAAATGTGCAGTATTTTCATTTGGAGACATGGAAAACAGAACTCAGGTTACCCAGGTGAAGGGGGCTAGCTGTGTAATATATATGTTAAAGCTATGGCCAGCTTTGAAGCTGGtcagtcctgggttcatttctggTTTTGAAACTTTAATGGCTATGTTTTCTTAGGAAGTCACTTTATCTCTCCTAAGCTTGTCTgtaaatgaagataaaaataatactGCCCGTAGAAGGCCGTGATAATTACATGAACAATGTATGTAAACTACCTGTGCTATACCTTGTCCCTGGGTACATGGTAAACAGTAATTCTTATTTAACTATTTGCCTCACATCTTCCAGCTAGTAAatcaatgcattttaaaatgatattttaagttCCAGGTAAGAATCCCTAACTAAAAGTGACttaaaaaatgtgaatatttGGCAACTCAAAAAACAAGATGTGCATAGATCCCATCCAGTTCATGGTTAATGGTTCAACTTGGTTCTACGTTGGCTTTTTTGGGACCCCcttatttctcttcctggttACAGGATGCCTGCTGTACCTCTGTGTTGccatcccacacaattttgtctGGAGGCAGAGGCgcttgcttttaaaataaatgaatactttCTCAGAAACACTCTGAGATACCTCTGGTATCAAAGGCTACTTTTCCCTTCTTCAGCTTAGATTGTCTCAGGCTCATTAAGATCTGTGTCTGGGAGAGCGCACTAGCGCGCGCGCGAGAGAGAGCGAGTGAGCAAGCGAGCAGAAAAGAGGTGGAGAGGGGGGGGAATAAgaaagagaggaggagaggagagaaggcagGAAGAAGGCAAGGGACGATACAACCATGCTGTGCTGTATGAGAAGAACCAAACAGGTTGAAAAAAATGATGAGGACCAAAAGATTGAACAAGATGGCATCAAACCAGAAGATAAAGCTCATAAGGCTGCCACCAAAATTCAGGCTAGCTTCCGTGGACACATAACAAGGAAAAAGCTTAAAGGAGAGAAGAAGGGGGATGCCCAAGCTGCTGAGGCTGAAGCAAATGAGAAGAAGGACGAAGCCCCTGTTGCTGATGGAGTAGAGAAGAAGGAGGGAGAAGGCTCCGCTGCCACCGAAGCGGCCCCAGCCACTGGCCCCAAGCCTGAGGAGACCGGCAAAGCAGGAGAAACTCCTTCCgaggagaagaagggagagagcGCCGCTGATGCTGCCACAGAGCAGGCAGCCCCACAGG is part of the Dasypus novemcinctus isolate mDasNov1 chromosome 6, mDasNov1.1.hap2, whole genome shotgun sequence genome and harbors:
- the LOC101417807 gene encoding neuromodulin → MLCCMRRTKQVEKNDEDQKIEQDGIKPEDKAHKAATKIQASFRGHITRKKLKGEKKGDAQAAEAEANEKKDEAPVADGVEKKEGEGSAATEAAPATGPKPEETGKAGETPSEEKKGESAADAATEQAAPQATAPSEEKAGSAETESATKASTDNSLSSKAADAPAKEEPKQADVPAAVTAAAAATTPAAEDAAVKATAQPPTETAESSQAEEKIEAVDETKPKESARQDEGKGEEREADQEHA